TTGATGACAAGAGACAAAACCCTCcaacaagagaataagaaccATGTGCAGTAGGTTATACCAAAAACTGCAAAGGCCACACTGGTAAGGAAGGGGTGGGTGCAAAGCACGGTGTCGAAGCCGTATCCGTCATTGAAAATCACCGAGGTTTCCACAGGGACACGGTTCTCCAACGGAGAGAAGGAAATGAGCAAAGCTTGGAGCGTGGCGATGGGGAGACAAATGAGGAGCACGAAGGTGATGGCCCAAGCATCGTTTGGggttttctttttaatagaGGCATTGAGGAGGAACAAGAGGGTGACGAGGAAGGCGGGTTCGAAGAATCCTAGGGAAAGTACGATGTGGACTTTGCAGAGGTTGGCTTGTTGGGATATAGTAAAAGTGGGTAGAAAAGTGTAGATGTATTTTCGGCGAAAAAAAGGTAAGCGGAGAAGTTCAGTGATGGACCACAGGAATATGAACAAGACAAGGAGGAAGCGAACGGTCCAAAGGGAGTTGAAGTTCTGTAAATGCGTgagggattttgattttaaaCGAAGGTGGAAGATGAAGCTTATGGATAACACCGAGAGGATTATAAGCCCAGAGATGAATGTTACGGTCACAAGGTCGAAAATTGAGTTGAGGAGTGGCAGTGCATGCGAGAGCAACATGGATcgctttgttttttattttttttattttcttgtatgtatgatatatgtatttgtgcttacatatatatacatatatacctACATAAGTATCTACTTTTCCATAGATGGTGGTTGGTTgatgtatatatgtgtgtttgttGTTTCTTCCAGATTGATATAGTGTGTATATCACCCCACGAAATAATGTTGTTTCAGGTGGAAAAATGGGTGTGAGAGGAGATGGTGATGAGATTTGGGTGACGCTGGCTCTGGTGGCGGCGGCGGCACTGGAGGAGGAGAGAGGGTGAGGTTAAGCATGGGAGTTTGGAGATGGATGGTTTAGGGTAAAAAGGCATGTAGGTATGTCGGTTTTGGTTGGAAGGGAGATGTATATATGAGTATGGGTGTTgttctctatctctctctctctctctctctctctctctctctctctc
This Vigna angularis cultivar LongXiaoDou No.4 chromosome 4, ASM1680809v1, whole genome shotgun sequence DNA region includes the following protein-coding sequences:
- the LOC108330271 gene encoding uncharacterized protein LOC108330271, which gives rise to MLLSHALPLLNSIFDLVTVTFISGLIILSVLSISFIFHLRLKSKSLTHLQNFNSLWTVRFLLVLFIFLWSITELLRLPFFRRKYIYTFLPTFTISQQANLCKVHIVLSLGFFEPAFLVTLLFLLNASIKKKTPNDAWAITFVLLICLPIATLQALLISFSPLENRVPVETSVIFNDGYGFDTVLCTHPFLTSVAFAVFGITYCTWFLFSCWRVLSLVINKGLRVRIYVLASIILVAVPLQIISLGFSVLWSPHQEVYGIVSLVAFLSAFCCATIGEGILVIKPISDALDAGGDCCIWSPRQLPQLQGSVVLRLEGPPT